The following are encoded in a window of Anopheles gambiae chromosome X, idAnoGambNW_F1_1, whole genome shotgun sequence genomic DNA:
- the LOC1270474 gene encoding RNA-binding motif protein, X-linked 2, with protein MNPMTNMKNVTKLSEQDLKLGGKSSWHDQYKSSAWIFVGGLPYDLTEGDVLCVFSQYGEIVNVNLVRDKATGKSKGFAFICYEDQRSTVLAVDNLNGIKLVGKTLRVDHVQDYRPPKETDKTDDETRQLYMEGCAPKAEHPRPEKQKDPTVKSEKRHKSIKKE; from the exons ATGAATCCAATGAC aaacatgaaaaatgtcaccaagctcAGCGAGCAGGATTTGAAACTGGGCGGCAAAAGCTCGTGGCATGATCAGTACAAGTCGAGCGCTTGGATCTTCGTCGGCGGCCTGCCTTACGATCTTACCGAAGGCGACGTCCTGTGCGTGTTTTCGCAGTACGGGGAGATAGTGAATGTCAACCTGGTGCGCGATAAGGCGACCGGCAAGTCGAAGGGGTTCGCTTTCATTTGCTACGAAGACCAACGGTCAACCGTCCTGGCGGTGGACAATCTGAACGGCATTAAGCTCGTGGGCAAAACGCTCCGCGTCGACCACGTGCAAGACTACCGGCCACCGAAGGAGACGGACAAAACGGACGACGAGACGCGCCAGCTATACATGGAAGGATGCGCACCGAAGGCAGAACACCCGAGACCAGAAAAGCAAAAGGACCCAACGGTGAAGTCGGAAAAGCGCCACAAATCGATCAAGAAGGAATGA